The Pseudanabaena sp. ABRG5-3 nucleotide sequence TATTGCCTGAGAATGTACCAGTATCTAAATAAGTACCCGTATCTCCAAAAAAACTTCTAACATCCCTAATCAGAATATTGCCAGAATAAGTAGCCAACGAAACGGCTCCCCCATCACCAGAAGAGCCTAATTGGAATGCAACCGAGGGAGATTTCCAAAGTGGGCGATTGATTGTAATATTGCCAGAGTAAGAAGTTAGCGAAACGTCTCCTGCATTTGCTGAGTTGCCAAAAAGAGCAAATGAGGATGATTCAAAATAGATATCATCAAGGATAATATTTCCCGAATAAGATGATAATGAAATCTTACCTCCATTACCCGTATTCCCAATAAAAGTAAAGGAGTCAGTATATAAATTAGCACCCGTTGTAATATTGCCAGAGTAAGTGGAAATGGCAATTGAGCCACCATTACCTGCATTACCAATAAATGGCTCTGCATAAGCAATCAAGTTAGAATTCAGCGCAATATCACCACGTCCATAGATACGAATATCGCCCGCATTAGCTCCAACAACATAAGTTCCAGTACTAATTTCTTGAGTTGAGATTTTGCCCTCCAAGGTATTAGGCTTAAACTGATTGGTTAATAACACTAGTCCACTTGGCTGATCTATGTAGATATTGCCATTCACTGTAATATCGGCTCTAGCAGGAGAATTGCTATAGTTAGGAATTGGAATAACAGTACCTAAAACCGTTGGACTAGTAGGCAAGCCTCCTAACTGCGTCCAATCTACCCCCGATCTCACATCCAGCGTTGCCTGACTACTACCATTAATCGTAATTGGAATTTTGATAGGTACAATATTTTGCACTGAGCCATTACTATTTTTGATCTCCTGATAGTCGGTCAAATAGAACGTTGCTAAGTCGGCATATCTCTTAGTGGCATTAAAGGGAGTTGAATTACTAGGGTTAATAGTAGTGCTAGTAGCTCCTGTGCCAGTAATTGTCACATCGCCAAGCGTGACGCTTCCCCCTGCCAAAATATGTAGTGATGCGCCTATGTAGTTGCCTAAAGTCACATTCCCCTTTGCCAAAATCACAGGATCATTAGGGCTGATTAAATTGCCGATGGTTCTATCTAACTTCTCGATATTTAAGTTACTACTAGTATAGAAATGCGCGTCACCAATAATCGGATTTGGCGATCGCAAAACCATATTGCCCCCTGACCAAAAACCACTATTGGGATGATTTAACGCCATAATATCAACGGATCGATTGCCCTGTACGAGTAGATCTCTACCCGCAACTGCAAAAAATGGGGTGATAGCAGTATCACGAATTTTGACGGCATCTTGTGCCTGTAAAGTTAAATCTCGCCCTGCTTGCAACTGGCCCTGCAAATCCAGTTTGTCAGCATTGAAGATGAGATCCTGTCCTGCCGAGAGATTGCCACGATTCGCGATCGTAGCTCCCACATTACTCATCCCATACTGTACCCCAGGGATAATACTCGTAGTTAGCAAAGGAGGGGCTTGGGGATTGGTGGCACTAAATTCAGTGCCGTTGAAGAGCTTGAGGCTATTTGCGGTACTGCCGACAAAAGTTCCACCAATATCTAACTTGGCATTTGCGCCAAAGGTAATTCCATTCGGATTAAGCAGAAATAAATTAGCAGTTCCATTAGCCTTAATTATGCCATCAATGTTAGAGATGGAGTTCCCTGTTACTCGCGTCAAAATATTCTGAATATTAGCAGCATTATTAAAGTAGGCAGTATGATTTGTGGGAACTGAGAAATCTTGCAAACTGTGATAGAGATTAACTCCTCTAGCTGTACCACCATTGATTGTATGCGTTAATCCACTTGTAGTTACTGTAGAGCTTACAGGCAGAGTTTGATCTGGAATGATCTGAGCCGTAGCAGGACATATGGCAGTGAGATAGCTTATAGCGACTACACCAGAAATACAGAAATACTGAGGCGCGAGTTGCATAACTTAAATTCCTCTTAGTAACCATTTAGGAAATCGAGGGTAGATATCCAGATAATAGGAATAGCCATTTTCATCTTACCTAAGGCAAAATAAAGACTTCCAACTCTTGCTAGGATTATACAACTCAATGTCTATGGGTCTAAGTTGAGAGGTAAGGTAATGATAAATTTTGTACCTATCCCAACTTCACTTTTGCAGCTAATTGTTCCTTTCAGGTTTTGGGTCACAAGGTTATAGATAATATGCAGTCCTAAGCCACTCCCACCTATATCTCTCGCTGTTGTAAAAAAAGGTTCAAAAATCTTAGGTAAACTTTCGGCAGAAATACCTTTGCCATCATCAGAGTAAATAATGCTAACTTTATCATCTTGCTGGATCAGGTCAAACTGCAACTGACCGCTTTTATCTAAATCCTGATAGGCATGAGTTAGAGAATTCATCACTAAATTTGTAACGATCTGTGACAAGGCTCCCGGATAACTTCGCATCACGATCGCCTCATCGCCACAAACAATTACTTTGTGGGGAGTATATTTGATTTGTGGAGCTAAGCTAATCAAAATCTTTTCGATATAATCTTTTACGGCAAAGCTACGCTGATCTAAGCTTGATTGATCAACGGCGACTTGCTTAAAGTTTTGAATGAGTTCAACGGCGCGTTGTAAGTTATCTAATAAAATTTCACTACTACTTTTCGCTCTTTCTAAATATGCTTGCAGACTAGATTTTTTAAGTTCGCCACGATTGAAGGATTCATTAAATTTGGTTGTTGCATTATCCAGAATGGAAGCTGCCATTAAGCTATTGCCCACAGGGGTATTCACTTCATGGGCAATCCCAGCAACCATGCTACCAAGGGCAGCATATTTTTCTGATTCAACAAGTTGCTTTTGAGTGGCTTTTAACTCCTCTAAAGTTTTAGCTAATTCGGCATTTTTTTTGTGAATTGCTAGCTCGACTCTTTTACGATCGCTAATATTGCGGATCATAAATAGCACTTCATTGAAGCCACTAATGACGATGCGAACTTCCTCATCTTGGCACTTACCATTAACGCAGATACGTTGCTCATAGATCTGAATCTCGCCAGTACTTAAGGCGCGATGGATATAAAAAAGATGGCGATCGCTAAATTCGGGCGGGAGGATTTGATTCAGATGCTTACCAATATTTTCAAAATCGGGATACAGCAACTCGACCGTACTATCGGAGTTGATCTGCCCTAGATAAATGCCATCACCACTGACATTGAACATCAAATCAGGAATCACCGAAAGAATGGCTCGTCTGCGAGACTCACCAGCACTGAGAGTTGTATATCCTGTGATGGCGATCGCTGAACCAAATAGAGCAAATAATGAGGGGACAACGGGAATCCACCAACCTAGCAAAAACAAAATATAACTGGTGATGAATAGACTAAAACCTAAGCCTGCGATCGCTAGAACCGTCCAAGGTATACGGAAAGTAAATTTTGATTGTTTTTTTGGTCTCGTATAGCAAAGCCGCCAGCACAATAGAGTACCGACGCTTACCCAGAGAGCAATCCATAGGGACTCTACAGGTTTCGACCACACCCGTAAAACTGGTCGGTCATCAAGGGCATTGGCAATTAATTGGCTAGTGATGTTAGCGTGCAGGGTCACACCACTAGTAACAGGAAAAGAATTTCCTAAAGTCGTGCTGTTGTAGGGAGTAATAAAGTAATCGGTATTACTTTCGGCGGTAATACCGATCAGCACAAGGCGATCGAGAAAGATATCCTGAGGAATATCACCCCTTAATATTTGCGTTAATGAGACTGACCGAAATCCATCTTGAAAATTGCGAAAATTCGATAATATTTGGTAGCCTCCTAGCTGTTGACGTACATAACCACCGTCATTTTCTTCCATAGGTGTAAATATGGCTTTCCCTAACTTATATTTCGGTATTTTAGGATCTAGAACTTCGATACTAATGTTTTCTTTCTTGAGATATTTAATAGCTAGGGCAGCGCTCAAACTAGTGATTGTTTTACCTTGTGGATCTTTAAGCGACAACAACACCCGACGAATCTTTCCGTCATTATCGGGGGGGAAGTCATTGGCAGCAACCTGATTAAGTTGTTCCAAAATCGGCGATGCGTCCACCCCACCCCCTTCTCGGTTGGCAATTACTTTACGAATGCCGATGAGATTTGGAGTCGATTTGAATACCTTGACTAGTTCTTGATATTTAGCTCCCGCTATTTTAGGTACTGGTAAATCACGGTAGATATCTAATCCAATAACTCTAGGTTGTTGTTGCTTGATTAAATTAAGAGCCTTAGTCAGGGTCTCATCATCAATGGGATATCCAAATTTTTGAATATCTGCTTCGTTGATCGCAACAATTACAATGCGTTCATCTATGGGTTCTATTGGTCGCCACTGAAAGAACAGGTCATATGTAGATAGCTCTAAAGGTTGAAATATCCCCATCAAGCGTAGTCCCAGTAACATTCCTGTTGTCATAGGAATAATCACACAGCACTCTTTACATTTCCAAATTCTTTTTTTTAAGTTGATCCACATGGATAAATTTTAAAATGGATTAGCAGATATGGACAAATAAATGCCATTTTCTTGCAAAGTCTTCTTCTCCGCAAAAACTCGACTTAGGGGAAGCCCAAAATCAAGTCTGACAATGAGCCGATCACTCATTTGTAGGCGCAATCCCATACCTAACGAAGCAAGAGTACTTGGATCAGGGTTAGTA carries:
- a CDS encoding filamentous hemagglutinin N-terminal domain-containing protein; this translates as MQLAPQYFCISGVVAISYLTAICPATAQIIPDQTLPVSSTVTTSGLTHTINGGTARGVNLYHSLQDFSVPTNHTAYFNNAANIQNILTRVTGNSISNIDGIIKANGTANLFLLNPNGITFGANAKLDIGGTFVGSTANSLKLFNGTEFSATNPQAPPLLTTSIIPGVQYGMSNVGATIANRGNLSAGQDLIFNADKLDLQGQLQAGRDLTLQAQDAVKIRDTAITPFFAVAGRDLLVQGNRSVDIMALNHPNSGFWSGGNMVLRSPNPIIGDAHFYTSSNLNIEKLDRTIGNLISPNDPVILAKGNVTLGNYIGASLHILAGGSVTLGDVTITGTGATSTTINPSNSTPFNATKRYADLATFYLTDYQEIKNSNGSVQNIVPIKIPITINGSSQATLDVRSGVDWTQLGGLPTSPTVLGTVIPIPNYSNSPARADITVNGNIYIDQPSGLVLLTNQFKPNTLEGKISTQEISTGTYVVGANAGDIRIYGRGDIALNSNLIAYAEPFIGNAGNGGSIAISTYSGNITTGANLYTDSFTFIGNTGNGGKISLSSYSGNIILDDIYFESSSFALFGNSANAGDVSLTSYSGNITINRPLWKSPSVAFQLGSSGDGGAVSLATYSGNILIRDVRSFFGDTGTYLDTGTFSGNSSTGKGGAFSLASNSGNITLINAPLNSSTASYSSSKSSYAGNGGAILLATSSGDITLNNLTLYSYSFSPSTNARNGGEISVYSGLGNVNLSNSTLSAYSLAALAGSQNGGRVSITTPNGNITSALPSYILSFSISKTGSQSGNGGEINLIAKNQISNLGLFTSSAFGQAGTVKIKGLGDLAIANLQIITSKTVNFPKRAYDINDPNTFITTIFGTGQNGRSGDVIVEGLGNLTFDKTLIVSTTQGVDPAGNISITSPKSVRFQNNNQVLSNTSSKGNAGNILVMAGQDITFQDSSQITAQTSNNGKAGNIDLKSENSILFTAGTGLFANTTQGSRGNGGNITLASQRTTLKDGATIAVGSLGSGVGGNINISATSLSLLNASSITASTASTNGGNISLNIPSILLLLFGSEISTTAGTANAGGNGGNININAGFIVGVKGENSDIFANAFTGNGGNININTNAIYGLEFRPQLTSLSDITASSQFGLQGNVLVTTPALDPSRGLTTLPVNLTDPSKQISQSCGVGGKLSSRENSFTILGKGGLPKSPSDELSSNQPLVELTELVPSSANQVAGVEHKQEVIKESPKSIIEANTIARDSRGILRLISASNPLSPAIPELSCTK
- a CDS encoding CHASE2 domain-containing protein, whose amino-acid sequence is MTTGMLLGLRLMGIFQPLELSTYDLFFQWRPIEPIDERIVIVAINEADIQKFGYPIDDETLTKALNLIKQQQPRVIGLDIYRDLPVPKIAGAKYQELVKVFKSTPNLIGIRKVIANREGGGVDASPILEQLNQVAANDFPPDNDGKIRRVLLSLKDPQGKTITSLSAALAIKYLKKENISIEVLDPKIPKYKLGKAIFTPMEENDGGYVRQQLGGYQILSNFRNFQDGFRSVSLTQILRGDIPQDIFLDRLVLIGITAESNTDYFITPYNSTTLGNSFPVTSGVTLHANITSQLIANALDDRPVLRVWSKPVESLWIALWVSVGTLLCWRLCYTRPKKQSKFTFRIPWTVLAIAGLGFSLFITSYILFLLGWWIPVVPSLFALFGSAIAITGYTTLSAGESRRRAILSVIPDLMFNVSGDGIYLGQINSDSTVELLYPDFENIGKHLNQILPPEFSDRHLFYIHRALSTGEIQIYEQRICVNGKCQDEEVRIVISGFNEVLFMIRNISDRKRVELAIHKKNAELAKTLEELKATQKQLVESEKYAALGSMVAGIAHEVNTPVGNSLMAASILDNATTKFNESFNRGELKKSSLQAYLERAKSSSEILLDNLQRAVELIQNFKQVAVDQSSLDQRSFAVKDYIEKILISLAPQIKYTPHKVIVCGDEAIVMRSYPGALSQIVTNLVMNSLTHAYQDLDKSGQLQFDLIQQDDKVSIIYSDDGKGISAESLPKIFEPFFTTARDIGGSGLGLHIIYNLVTQNLKGTISCKSEVGIGTKFIITLPLNLDP